The following is a genomic window from Pararhizobium capsulatum DSM 1112.
GTGGCCTGCTGATCTCGCTTTTCGCCGCCGAGCGCTTCATCGACACCTGCCTCGGAGCCGAAATCGCCGCCGATGTGGTGCTGCAGGAGGCTGCATAATGGCCTATACTATCCTCTTCGGCGTTTTCACGGCCCTGATGCTGATCGGCATGCCGATCGCCTTCTGCCTCGGCATCGCATCAGTCGCAACCGTGATGTATCTCGGCATTCCCGCGATCGTGGTCTTCCAGCAGATGAATTCCGGCATGAATGTCTTCGCCATGATGGCGATCCCGTTCTTCATCTTCGCTGGCGACCTGATGGTGCGCGGCGGCATCGCCGACCGATTGATACGCTTCGCAGCCGGCATCGTCGGCCATCTGCGCGGTGGCCTCGGTCAGGTCAACATCGTCGCCTCGACATTGTTCGGAGGCATTTCCGGCTCGGCGGTCGCCGACGCTTCGGCGGTCGGCGGCCTGATGATCCCTCAGATGGCCGCACGCGGCTATGACCGCGGCTATGCCGTCAACGTCACCGTCAACGCGGCAATCATCGCATTGATGATCCCGCCATCTCACAACATGATCCTCTATTCGATCGCAGCCGGTGGCAATGTCTCCGTGGCCGATCTGTTCACCGCTGGCATCCTGCCGGGTCTCCTGCTCGCTGCGGCGCTCATGGTCACCGCCTATATCGTGGCGCGCCGGCGTGGCTATCCGTCAGAACCCTTCCCCGGCTTTCGCAAGCTCGGCTATTTCCTGCTCGCATCGCTCCCAGGGCTCCTTCTGATTGGTATCATCTTCGGCGGCGTGCGTTCCGGCGTTTTTACAGCTACCGAAAGCTCCTGCATCGCCGTCTTTTACGCACTGCTCGTGGCGGTCCTCGTCTACAGGGAGCTCGATTGGAACGGTTTCATCGAAGCCGTCCTGCAGGCTGTGCGCACGACAGCGATGGTGCTGCTGGTCATCGGGACCGCGGCATCCTTCGGCTGGCTGATGTCCTTCCTACAGGTGCAGCAGGTACTGGTCGGCATCATCAGTGCGATCTCTGACAATCCGATCGTCGTTCTCCTGATGATCAATGTCATCCTACTGGTGCTGGGGACTTTCATGGACATGGCGCCGATGGTCATCATCTGCACGCCGATCCTGCTGCCGGTGGTCAAGGCCTTTGGCATCGATCCCGTGCACTTCGGCGTGGTGATGATCCTCAATGCCGGCATCGGCCTCAACACACCACCGGTCGGCACCGTGCTCTTCGTAGGCTGCGCCGTCGGCGGCATCTCGATCCGGGAAGCGATGCGCACGATCTGGCCGTTCTTCGGCGCCAGCATCTTCGTGCTGATGCTGGTGACCTACATACCGGGTCTGTCGCTCTGGCTGCCGGCGCTGTTCAGGTAGTTTTCCGATAGACAACAAAGCCCCGGCTCAATCCAATGGAGCCGGGGTTTTTCCATGTCCGGAGGAACTTGTTTCGTGTCTACGACTTGAGCACCGCACGTTGTTCTGGCGTCAAAGGCCGGAGGGCGTGCCCGCGCAACAGCAGAAACAGTTTTGCCGTCTCCTCCAGTTCTTCCGTCGCATACTGCGCATCAAGCAAGGTCTTGCCGGCGACGACAGGACCATGGTTGGCGAGGAGCACTGCATGGCTCGACTTCGCCTTCTCCGCGACCGCCTTGGCCAATGCTTTGTCTCCTGGTGGGAAATACGGCACCAGCGGCAGCGAGCCGACCCGCATGACGTAGTAGGCGGTCAATGGCGGCAGGACGTCTTCGGGATCGACATCTGCAAGAATGCTGGCAGCCACGGCATAGGTTGAATGCAGATGCACGACGGCGCCGCTCATTTTCTGTTGGCAGTACATGCATTGATGGAGGAAAGCTTCCTTGGTCGGCTTGTCGCCTCCGCTGTGAACACCCTCCGCTGAAAAGCGCGAGAGCCGCTCCGGTTCAAGGCTTCCAAGCGAGGCGTTGGTCGGCGTCATCAGGAGTTCGCCGGTCGAAAGACGCGCGCTGATATTGCCCGTCGAGCCGAAGGTCAGGCCGCGATCGAAGATGGATTTGCCGACGGCAGCAATCTGGTCGCGCAGCTTTGTTTCCTCGGAAAGAACCGCCGTCATGCCAGCATACCCCATGCCTTGAGAAAGAAATCATCGGCGCCGAAATTGCCGGATTTCAGCGCCAGCGCCACCGGCCTTTCATCGCCGATGCTGTGCGTCCACGGCACGCCCGGATCGATTTCCGGGCCGATACGCATGGCCTGTACGCCCAGCGCGTTGACCACGGCCCCGGAGGTTTCGCCGCCGGCAACGAGAAAGCGGTTGTAGCCGCCACGTTTCAGATTCACAGCAACGCTCGCCAGCAGATGTTCCACCACCTCACCGGCGCGATCACGGCCCAATACGTCCTGTGCCTTTTTCACCTCCGCGGGATCGTCGCTCGAATAGACCAGAGGCACCGTCGTGCCGGATGCACGCACCCAGGCGGCGACGTCATCCGCCTTGGTCCTGCCCTCGGCGATATCCAGAGGATCGACTTTCAACACCGGAACACCTGCAGCCGTCGCCGCCGCAATCTGGCGTCGCGTCGCCGCAGAGCACGAACCGGCCAGCATGACCGCTGGCCCCTGAGGTGGCGAAAACCCTTCCGTGACGGAGCCGGAAAGTTTGCCAGCCCGCCTGAAATTTTCTGGCAGCCCAAGCGCGATGCCCGAACCGCCGGTGATCAACCTGAAGCCGGCCGCGGCCCGGCCGATGGCCCGCAGATGTTCGTCGGTCACGGCATCGACGATGACGATACGCTCCCCCGCGTCTGCGGCCCTTTCAAAGGCCTCGGCAACAGCGTTGCTTCCGACATCGACAGCATTGTAAGCAACCAACCCCACCTTGTTGCGGCTCTGCCGCTGCAGCACCCGCACCAGGTTGGCGTCGCGCATTGGCGTGAGCGGATGATCCTTCATCGGACTATCCGATAGGAGCTGATCGCCGACGAAGAGATGGCCGCGATAGAGCGTGCGACCATTGGCGGGAAAGGCCGGGCAGGCAAGCGTCAACGGCACGCCCAGAAGATCGAGCAGCGCATCCGTCACCGGGCCGATATTGCCGTCATCAGTGGAATCGAAGGTGGAGCAATATTTGAACAGCAGCTGTTCTGCCCCGTTTGCCAGAAGGCAACGCGCGGCCGCAAGCGATAGGTCGATCGCCGCATCAGCCGGGATCGTCCGGGATTTCAGCGCGATGACGACGGCCTCGGCATCCCCGAAATCGAAACCTTTCTCCGGCACGCCGACAACCTGAACCGTTTTCATTCCCTCGCGCGCCAGCGTCAGGGCAAGATCGGCGGCCCCCGTCAGATCATCCGCGATTGCTCCCAAAAGCATTGTCCACTCACTCCCCAAATAGAACTCAGGCGGTCGCGCCCGTGATGATTTCGTAACCCGTGTCCACGATCAGCTTTTCTGCCGGGCGCTCTCCGCCCTCCAGCAGTTTTTCCACGGCAATCTTGCCGATCAGAAAACGGTTGGAACGCACGGTGGAGAGCGGCTGCGGCAGGGACTGGCCGATATCGAGACCGTTGAAGCCGAACAGCGCCAGCTTCTCCTTCACGGCGATACCCGCCGTCAGGCAATGGAAGAAGCCGCCGACTGCCATGTCGTCGTTCGAAAAGACGGCCACATCGACATCCGGCTTCGCCGCAACCAATGCCGCCAACGTATCGCGCCCGGCAATCGTCGAACTCGGCCCGGCAAATCTTTTTTCCGCATGAAGGCTTAACCCCGCCTCCGCGAGTGCTGTGCAAAGCCCCATGTAACGCAGCCGCGCGCGCCGGTCGGCATCCCAGTCGTGGCCGACATAGCCGAAGCGCCTGTAGCCACGTTCGATCAGATGACGCCCCGCATCATATCCCGCCTTGCGATGGGAAAGACCGACGGCGATATCGATCGGATCGGCATCGATATCCATCAGTTCGGCCACCCGCACACGGCTGTTGGCCAGCATGCGCCGCGTTGCATCGGTGTGGTCGAAGCCGGTCATGATGATCGCTGCCGGCTGCCAGGAAAGCAGCGACGACAGGATGCTCTGCTCGGCCAGCGGATCGTAGTCGGTGACGCCGATTAGCGGCTGGTAGCCTGTGGCGGCAAGCGCGGTATGAATACCGCGCAGCACTTCGGGAAACACGATGTTGGAAAGCGACGGAAGGAGAACGCCCATCAGCTGCGATCCGGAAGAAGCGAGCGAACCCGCTGCCCGGTTCGGCACGTAGCCGAGTGTCTCGATCGCAGACAGCACGCGGCTCCGCGTCGCCTCTGCAATCGGCCCCTTGTTGCGCACGACACGCGAGACCGTGATTTCGCTGACGCCGGCCAGGCGCGCAACATCCGTCAACGTCGGCATGTCCTGCAACATCTGCGTCCCTCCCATACGGATCTTCCTGCCCGAAAACGTCTTATGACAGCGCTAACATATTTTGCTTGCGCGCAGCCAGAGCCTGTGCTTATTATTTTTATGTTAGCGCTGTCATTGGCGCTTTGGGAAGAGATTTTACGCTTTTTTGGGAGGAAATCACCGTGAAATACCACAGAAAGGCTGTCGCTGCGGCAGCCCTGAGCCTTTGCACGTTCACAGCCTTGTCGGGCAGCATGGCCTATGCCGAAGACACCTATCGCCCTGAATGCTTTTCGTCGGCGCCGGACAATGCCAAGGTCATCAAGTACGAAAAGCGCGACGGCCCCTACAAGATCGCCTTCGTCAACGGCTTTGCCGGCAACGACTGGCGTGTGACCGCAATCCAGGGGGCCAAGGCCTGGGCCGCGCGGCCTGATAACAAGGCCAAGCTTTCCGAATTCACCGTCGTTTCCGTCGGTAACGATAGCGCGGCCCAGATCGCTGCCATCGATAATTTTATCGCGGCCGGCTATGACGGCATCAGCTTCATCGCCGTGAACCCGACGGCCTTCAAGGCCGTGATCAAACGCGCCGAACAGGCCGGAACCGTGCTCGTTCCCTTCGACAACGTGCTGGACACGGACCAGATCGTGCAGGTCAACGAAAACCAGTTCGAACTCGGCAAGATGAAGGCACAGGCAGTCATTGACGGCATCAAGAAGGCCAAGGGCAAGGTCGAAGGCACTGTGCTTGAAGTCTCCGGCCTGCCGGGCAACGCGACCGACCGTGACAACCACGAAGGCATGCGCTCGGTTCTCGATGCCGAAGCCGGCCTGAAGGTCGTCCAGGTCGTCGGCAACTGGGATGCCGGCACGGTGCAGAAGGTGACGGCGGATGCGATCGCCACCAACGGCCAGTTCGATGGCGTGATGGTTCAGGAAGGCTCGATCGGCGCGCTCAACGCCATGAAGAATGCCGGCCACCCGGTCGTGCCCTTCGGCGGCGATGCGGGCAACGGCACCCGCAGGCTGCTCGCAGAAGGCAAGTATCCGGGCGTAACCGCTGCCCAGGCACCGGTCATGTCTTCGATCTCGCTCGAAGCGATCGTCTCGCTGCTGGAGGGCAACGCCCTGCCGCAAAAGATCTTCCTGCCGATCCCGAGCAAGGACAATGCGGAACTCAAGGAAGGCACCGACTTCTTCCCGAAGCTGCCTGACACCTTCTACACGGCCACGGGCTATCCGAATTGCTTCCCGGTCTTCTCGCCGGATGAGCTGCTTGGCCAGACCCCGGACAATACGTAAGGTGAAGCGACCGGAGCGGCACACGCCGCTCCGGTCCCAGGACATGCCATGACCCAATCTCCCCTCGTCCAGCTGACCGGCATAACCAAGACCTATGGCGCGGTAACAGCGCTGCGCGATGTCGATTTTTCCTGCAGTGCCGGCACCATCCACGCCATTCTCGGTGAAAATGGCGCCGGTAAATCGACGCTGATGAAGCTGCTCTCGGGCGTCATTTCGCCAAGTGCCGGCAGCATGTCGCTTGACGGCAGCCCCGTCGCCTTCTCCGGCACACGCCAGGCATCGCAAGCCGGCATCGTCTGCATGTTCCAGGAACTGTCGCTGATGCCGAGCCTGACGGTTGGCGATAATATCGTGCTGTCACGCCCCCACACCATCGCCGGTTTTCTCAGCCGCAAAGCTTATCTGGAGGCCACGGCCTGCCTTGCCCGCATTGGCGCCGGCCATATCGCGCCTGATAGGCCCGTCAGCGAACTGACCCTTGCCGAACGCCAGTTGGTCGAAATCGCCAAGGCGCTCTATCAGAAGCCGCGCCTGCTTATTCTCGACGAAGCCACCTCGGCGCTGGGCGCCGAAGCCGTCGAGAAGGTTTTTTTCGTCGTCCGCCAGCTGCGCGACGAGGGTGTCTGCATCCTCTTCATCTCGCATCGTTTCCACGAGGTCCACGCGCTCGCAGACCGAATCTCGGTCTTCCGCAATGGCGGCCACGTCAGGACATTTTCAGCTGGAACCATCGATCATGAAGGCATCGTCTCCCTGATGATCGGTCAGTCGCTGCAACAGCTCTTTCCACCGCCGCGTCCTGCCGTGCCCTCGACCGTCGAACCGCTTCTGTCGGTACGCGACATGGCGTGGGACAGCGAACTTGACGGTATCAGCTTCGATGTCCGTCCCGGCGAAATCTATGGGCTGGGCGGGCTGGAAGGCCAAGGCCAGCAGCGTGTTCTCGAAGCCATCTTCGGTGTCCTGAAGGGTGTCGAGGGCACGGTTGAGATCGCCGGCAAACCCTTCCGCAACCGCACGCCCTTCCGCGCCAAGGCGGAAGAAAGCGGCATTGCCTTCATTCCCGAGGATCGCAAGACGGAAGGCATGATACCGAGCCTTTCCATCGCCAACAACATGCGCCTTGCCGGCCTCGGCCGCGACAGGCTGTTTTCCGGCCGCGACCCCGACCGGGAGGAACATTACAAGGCCCTGCTCCACCGGCTAGACCTTGTCTATGGCAGCATCGACGATCCCGTCTCCTCGCTCTCCGGCGGCAACCAGCAGAAAGTTCTGCTGGCCAAATGGCTGGCGCTGAAGCCGCGCTGCATTCTGCTGCTCGATCCGACACGCGGCATCGACGTCAAGACCAAGGCGCAGATCTATCAGCTTCTCAGCGATCTCGCCGATGCCGGCATGGCGATCGTGCTGCAGTCGACAGATTACGAAGAGCTAATCCACCTCTGCAATCGCGTCGCGGTCTTCTACCATGGCCGCATCGCACGGGAGCTTGCCGGCGCATCGCTTACGCCTGAAAACCTCATTTCCGCTGCGATGGGCCTGTCCTCGTCGCCGGATCATCATCCAATGGAGGCACGGGCATGACAGCCAATTTCCTGCGCCGCAATCTACGCACGCTCTTTCCGGCCGCCGCCTTCGTGCTGCTCTTCGCGCTCTATATCGGCACGCATCCGCGCGGTCTTTCCACCTATGTCGTGACCATCTGGGCAAACCAAAGCGCGTTGCTTGTCTTTGCCGCCTTCGCCCAGTTCTTCGTCGTGCTGGTGCGCGGCATCGATCTTTCCGTCGGCCCGATGGTCGCGCTGAGCAACGTGGTCGCGTCCTATCTCCTGGCCGGTGATGGGTTTTCCCTCTGGCTTGGCGTCATCGCCGTGCTGGCCACGGGTGTTGCCTGCGGTTTCGTCAATGGCGTGGTCGTCGCGGTCGGCCGCATCCCGCCCATCATCGCGACACTGGCAACGGGCGCGATCTATTCCGGCATTGCGCTGTTTCTCCGACCAACACCGGGCGGCGACGTCAATTCCGATCTCTCGGATGCCATGACCTATGCCGTCGGCCCCATCCCGACGTCGCTGATCCTGATCGCAATCCTTCTGATCGCCATCGCCATCCTCCTGAAACGAACGGCCTTCGGCCTTTCGCTCTACGGCGTCGGCTCCTCGGAGCATGCGGCGGAGCTGACCGGCATTTCGCTTACCAGGACACGCATTGCCGCCCATAGTCTCGGCGGCCTTTGTGCGGGGATCGCCGGCTTCTATGTCGCCATGGTCACGCTGACCGGCGATGCGGGCATCGGCCCCTCCTACACGCTGAACTCGATTGCCGCGATCGTGCTCGGCGGCGTGTCGCTGGCGGGCGGCATCGGCAGCCCGATCGGCGCCGTTATCGGTGCGCTGCTCTTGAAAACGGTCGCCGCCCTGATGTTCTTCTCCGGCCTGCCGCCCTTGGCGCAGCCCTTCTTTGAGGGGTTGATCCTGGCGCTTGCCATCATGCTGGGCTCGCTGGCTCTGCTGCGTGTCCGCAACCGCTTGAAGTTGTTTGCCCAATGACACCCATCGAAACCACACTCCCGAGACCTGCCCGTGTGCGCCTGCGCATCGATCCGGCCATCATGGTCGTCTCGGTCGGCTGCATTCTGCTGCTCGCCATCGGCGGCTTCATCTTTCCGCCGTTCCTCTCTGCCGGCTATCTGCTGCAGCAACTCCAGATCGCCTCCTTCCTCGGCATCATCGCCGCGGGTGCTACGCTGGTCATACTGCTGGGACATATCGACCTCTCCGTCCCCTCCGCGATCACCGCGGTTGCGGTGCTGACAACAACGGTTGCCGGTTCGGCTTCGCCCGAGGTCGCGGCTTTCGCCATCCCCATCGGCCTTACAGGCGGTGCCTTGATCGGCCTTGTCAACGGGCTGGGGGTCGCGATCTTCCGCCTGCCCTCCATGGTCTGGACGCTTGCGGTCAATTCCATGCTGATGGGTGTGCTCGTCTTCGTCACCGGCGGCTTCAAGCCGAGGGGCGTGATCCCGCCGGTTTCCGCGACCATTGCGCTGGAGCGGTCACTCGGCATTCCGAATGTCTTCCTCTTCTGGCTCGCCATCATGATCTTCGTCGGCCTGCTCCTGCGCCGAACAATCTACGGTCAGTATCTCTTTGCCACCGGCTGCTCTGAAAAGGCCGTCTTTCTCTCCGGCGTGCGCGTGCGTCTCGTGACCGTCCTGACTTTCGTCGCAGCTGGCCTCTTCACCGCCGTCGGTGCGATCCTACTCGCCGGCTATGCAAACCAGGCTTATCAGGGCATGGGCGATTCCTATCTCATGCCGGTCATCACCGCCGTTGTCATCGGCGGAACTTCCATCCTCGGCGGGCGCGGCAGCTATGCCGGTACGGTCGTCGGCGCGCTGTTCATAACCCTTCTGTCGTCCATCCTTTCCGTGCTGCAGATGCCGGAAGCGCTGCGGCAAATCGTTTTTGGCGTTATTATTCTTACTATGCTGCGCATCCGCAGATTCGACAGGAGAAGCCTCTGATGGCCGGACCCCAAAATGTAGCAATCATCGGCCTTGGCTCCATGGGCCTCGGGATGGCCCGCTCGTTGATCCGCGCCGGGCATATCGTTTCCGGCTGCGATATCAATGAAGCCGCGCGCGAAAGCCTCGCATCCGCCGGCGGCGAGGTCGCGACCTCGCCCGCCAAAGCTGCAGAGGGCGCCGATATCGTCGTCGTCGTCGTCGTCAATGCCGCCCAGACGGAAGAGGTGCTTTACGGAGCGCAGGGTGCCTTTTCGACAATGAAGTCCGGCGCCGTCATCATCTCCTCCGCCACCGTCTCGCCCACCCAGGCAAAGAGCTTTGCCGAACGCGCCAACCAGAAAGGCGTCCTCTATCTCGATGCGCCAATCAGCGGTGGCTCGGTCAAAGCCGATGCCGGGAAGCTTACGGTCATGGCCTCCGGCACGCCGCAAGCCTTTGCAGCCGCAAGACCAGCGCTCGATGCGATGGCCGACACGGTCTATGGGCTCGGCGATACCGTCGGCATCGGCTCATCCTTCAAGATTGTCAATCAGTTGCTGGCGGGTGTTCATATCGCCGCGGCCTGCGAGGCAATCACTTTTGCCAAGAGCCTCGATCTCGATATCTCCAAGGTCTTCGAGGTGATTTCGAAGTCGGCCGGCAATAGCTGGATGTTCGAAAACCGCATCCCGCATGTGCTGGCTGGCGACTACACGCCCCACAGCGCCGTCTCGATCTTCACCAAGGATCTCGGCATCGTCTCGGATCTCGGCCGCGCCCAGAAATTTCCGCTGCCGATCGCATCGGCAGCGCTGCAGCTCTTCCTGATGACCGAAGCCGCCGGCATGGGCCGCGACGACGATGCCTCCGTTGCGCGACTGCTCGCTCGGATCACCGGCCTGAAACTGCCTGGCATGGAGGACGAGGACTGACATGCCCCGCTTTGCCGCCAATCTCTCGATGATGTTCAACGAGGTCGATTTTCTCGATCGCTTCGATGCGGCCGCGAAGGCTGGCTTTACTGCGGTTGAGTAT
Proteins encoded in this region:
- a CDS encoding ABC transporter permease, producing MTANFLRRNLRTLFPAAAFVLLFALYIGTHPRGLSTYVVTIWANQSALLVFAAFAQFFVVLVRGIDLSVGPMVALSNVVASYLLAGDGFSLWLGVIAVLATGVACGFVNGVVVAVGRIPPIIATLATGAIYSGIALFLRPTPGGDVNSDLSDAMTYAVGPIPTSLILIAILLIAIAILLKRTAFGLSLYGVGSSEHAAELTGISLTRTRIAAHSLGGLCAGIAGFYVAMVTLTGDAGIGPSYTLNSIAAIVLGGVSLAGGIGSPIGAVIGALLLKTVAALMFFSGLPPLAQPFFEGLILALAIMLGSLALLRVRNRLKLFAQ
- a CDS encoding sugar ABC transporter ATP-binding protein yields the protein MTQSPLVQLTGITKTYGAVTALRDVDFSCSAGTIHAILGENGAGKSTLMKLLSGVISPSAGSMSLDGSPVAFSGTRQASQAGIVCMFQELSLMPSLTVGDNIVLSRPHTIAGFLSRKAYLEATACLARIGAGHIAPDRPVSELTLAERQLVEIAKALYQKPRLLILDEATSALGAEAVEKVFFVVRQLRDEGVCILFISHRFHEVHALADRISVFRNGGHVRTFSAGTIDHEGIVSLMIGQSLQQLFPPPRPAVPSTVEPLLSVRDMAWDSELDGISFDVRPGEIYGLGGLEGQGQQRVLEAIFGVLKGVEGTVEIAGKPFRNRTPFRAKAEESGIAFIPEDRKTEGMIPSLSIANNMRLAGLGRDRLFSGRDPDREEHYKALLHRLDLVYGSIDDPVSSLSGGNQQKVLLAKWLALKPRCILLLDPTRGIDVKTKAQIYQLLSDLADAGMAIVLQSTDYEELIHLCNRVAVFYHGRIARELAGASLTPENLISAAMGLSSSPDHHPMEARA
- a CDS encoding ABC transporter permease, with translation MTPIETTLPRPARVRLRIDPAIMVVSVGCILLLAIGGFIFPPFLSAGYLLQQLQIASFLGIIAAGATLVILLGHIDLSVPSAITAVAVLTTTVAGSASPEVAAFAIPIGLTGGALIGLVNGLGVAIFRLPSMVWTLAVNSMLMGVLVFVTGGFKPRGVIPPVSATIALERSLGIPNVFLFWLAIMIFVGLLLRRTIYGQYLFATGCSEKAVFLSGVRVRLVTVLTFVAAGLFTAVGAILLAGYANQAYQGMGDSYLMPVITAVVIGGTSILGGRGSYAGTVVGALFITLLSSILSVLQMPEALRQIVFGVIILTMLRIRRFDRRSL
- a CDS encoding TRAP transporter large permease translates to MAYTILFGVFTALMLIGMPIAFCLGIASVATVMYLGIPAIVVFQQMNSGMNVFAMMAIPFFIFAGDLMVRGGIADRLIRFAAGIVGHLRGGLGQVNIVASTLFGGISGSAVADASAVGGLMIPQMAARGYDRGYAVNVTVNAAIIALMIPPSHNMILYSIAAGGNVSVADLFTAGILPGLLLAAALMVTAYIVARRRGYPSEPFPGFRKLGYFLLASLPGLLLIGIIFGGVRSGVFTATESSCIAVFYALLVAVLVYRELDWNGFIEAVLQAVRTTAMVLLVIGTAASFGWLMSFLQVQQVLVGIISAISDNPIVVLLMINVILLVLGTFMDMAPMVIICTPILLPVVKAFGIDPVHFGVVMILNAGIGLNTPPVGTVLFVGCAVGGISIREAMRTIWPFFGASIFVLMLVTYIPGLSLWLPALFR
- a CDS encoding LacI family DNA-binding transcriptional regulator, which codes for MLQDMPTLTDVARLAGVSEITVSRVVRNKGPIAEATRSRVLSAIETLGYVPNRAAGSLASSGSQLMGVLLPSLSNIVFPEVLRGIHTALAATGYQPLIGVTDYDPLAEQSILSSLLSWQPAAIIMTGFDHTDATRRMLANSRVRVAELMDIDADPIDIAVGLSHRKAGYDAGRHLIERGYRRFGYVGHDWDADRRARLRYMGLCTALAEAGLSLHAEKRFAGPSSTIAGRDTLAALVAAKPDVDVAVFSNDDMAVGGFFHCLTAGIAVKEKLALFGFNGLDIGQSLPQPLSTVRSNRFLIGKIAVEKLLEGGERPAEKLIVDTGYEIITGATA
- the otnC gene encoding 3-oxo-tetronate 4-phosphate decarboxylase, whose product is MTAVLSEETKLRDQIAAVGKSIFDRGLTFGSTGNISARLSTGELLMTPTNASLGSLEPERLSRFSAEGVHSGGDKPTKEAFLHQCMYCQQKMSGAVVHLHSTYAVAASILADVDPEDVLPPLTAYYVMRVGSLPLVPYFPPGDKALAKAVAEKAKSSHAVLLANHGPVVAGKTLLDAQYATEELEETAKLFLLLRGHALRPLTPEQRAVLKS
- the otnK gene encoding 3-oxo-tetronate kinase, encoding MLLGAIADDLTGAADLALTLAREGMKTVQVVGVPEKGFDFGDAEAVVIALKSRTIPADAAIDLSLAAARCLLANGAEQLLFKYCSTFDSTDDGNIGPVTDALLDLLGVPLTLACPAFPANGRTLYRGHLFVGDQLLSDSPMKDHPLTPMRDANLVRVLQRQSRNKVGLVAYNAVDVGSNAVAEAFERAADAGERIVIVDAVTDEHLRAIGRAAAGFRLITGGSGIALGLPENFRRAGKLSGSVTEGFSPPQGPAVMLAGSCSAATRRQIAAATAAGVPVLKVDPLDIAEGRTKADDVAAWVRASGTTVPLVYSSDDPAEVKKAQDVLGRDRAGEVVEHLLASVAVNLKRGGYNRFLVAGGETSGAVVNALGVQAMRIGPEIDPGVPWTHSIGDERPVALALKSGNFGADDFFLKAWGMLA
- the ltnD gene encoding L-threonate dehydrogenase, with protein sequence MAGPQNVAIIGLGSMGLGMARSLIRAGHIVSGCDINEAARESLASAGGEVATSPAKAAEGADIVVVVVVNAAQTEEVLYGAQGAFSTMKSGAVIISSATVSPTQAKSFAERANQKGVLYLDAPISGGSVKADAGKLTVMASGTPQAFAAARPALDAMADTVYGLGDTVGIGSSFKIVNQLLAGVHIAAACEAITFAKSLDLDISKVFEVISKSAGNSWMFENRIPHVLAGDYTPHSAVSIFTKDLGIVSDLGRAQKFPLPIASAALQLFLMTEAAGMGRDDDASVARLLARITGLKLPGMEDED
- a CDS encoding sugar ABC transporter substrate-binding protein → MKYHRKAVAAAALSLCTFTALSGSMAYAEDTYRPECFSSAPDNAKVIKYEKRDGPYKIAFVNGFAGNDWRVTAIQGAKAWAARPDNKAKLSEFTVVSVGNDSAAQIAAIDNFIAAGYDGISFIAVNPTAFKAVIKRAEQAGTVLVPFDNVLDTDQIVQVNENQFELGKMKAQAVIDGIKKAKGKVEGTVLEVSGLPGNATDRDNHEGMRSVLDAEAGLKVVQVVGNWDAGTVQKVTADAIATNGQFDGVMVQEGSIGALNAMKNAGHPVVPFGGDAGNGTRRLLAEGKYPGVTAAQAPVMSSISLEAIVSLLEGNALPQKIFLPIPSKDNAELKEGTDFFPKLPDTFYTATGYPNCFPVFSPDELLGQTPDNT